The genomic stretch TTATACCTCAGGTTCAACGGGCCAGCCAAAAGGAGTACAGATCAGCCATGCTGCCTTGGCGGGTTTTGTTCATGGCGCCAGAGAGTGTTATGGCATCGGCCCGGCAGACCGAGTATTGCAGTTTGCCCCTTTTCACTTTGATACTTGCATTGAAGAAATATTTGTTACCCACAGCAGCGGCGCGGCCTTAGTACTGCGTAGCGATGCTATGTTGAGCTCGTTTAGCGCTTTTATGGATGAAATTGACGAGCAGCAAATAACGGTACTCGATTTACCTACGGCCTATTGGCATGAGTTATGTCACTATCTTTGCCGCTCCGGGCGTTTCCTGCCACAGCGAGTACATACCCTAATCATTGGTGGTGAGGCGGTAAATAGTCAGCGAGTGCAAGCCTGGCAAGCACATGTTGCCCAAAACATTCGCTTATTGAACACCTATGGGCCGACCGAAGCCACTGTGGTGGCCACTGCAGTGGATTTGAGTCACACCACGGCATTTAATCTTATTGGCAAACCGTTAGCTGGTCGTGGCGCGGTGGTGATGCGTGAGCCGGGGCAGGTGGCCAAGCTCGGTGAGCAGGGCGAGCTGTGGTTAACCGGAGTCGGATTGGCCAGTGGCTACCTTAATCAGCAGCAACAAAGTGACCACGCTTTTGTTGAGGTTTGGGATCCACTGCAGCGAGCAATGGTCGCAGCCTATCGCACTGGCGATAGGGTGATAATGGATAAAGCAGGGGTGCTGACTTACTTAGGGCGCAGTGATGCGCAAATCAAGATCAGTGGCTATCGCATTGAGATTGGTGAAATAGAAGCGGCATTGTTGGCTTTGCCTGAGGTGCTTGAGGCGGCGATCACCGTGATCCATAACAGCCAAGGTGCAGCAACGGCATTGGCGGCGCATGTGGTGGCGACGCAGCAGCGAACGTTGTCTCAACTGCGAACTGAACTGGCGCAGCAGCTACCAGCGGTAATGATACCAAGTCAGCTTTACTATCATGCCTCTTTGCCAAAGACCGCAGCCAATAAACTCGACCGCAAGGCATTATCTTCACACTCAAGCTGCGCTCCGAAAACCCAGTTAACGGGTTTACAGGCTGAAGTGGCCGCTGTGTGGCAAGCGGTGTTAGGTGTGGCTGACGTGCATCCGGATGATAACTTTTTCGATATTGGTGGTCAGTCTATGCAGTGCATTCAAGTGGCTGCCAGACTGACTGAGCTGTGTCAGCAGACGGTGACGGTGGCATTTTTGTTTGCTCATCCCAAACTTGCGGATCTTTGCACTGCGTTGGCGAAGGGGAGCGGCGTGAGCCCAACAAGCCATGACCAGCTGCAAGCCACCATCACGCAGGATGTCGAGGATGTTGAAACCCAGCTACAAGCGATTCAGCCATCGCCAACACTGAAGCAGCCAACCTCGCCATGTGTATTACTGACTGGCGCGACAGGTTTCGTTGGCGCGCAGTTACTCGCCCAGTTATTACTCACGGCAAACGTAACCATCCTTTGTCCGGTGCGCGCCGACAACCTGCAACATGGCTTGGCGAGATTGCAGCAAGCACTCGCAGCACAGCAATTAGGAGAGCTGGACAAGCAACGTGTTGAAGTCTTAGTGACAGATATCGCCAAACCGAACTTGGGGTTAAGGGCCTGTGAGTATGACGCGCTTGGTCGTCGCATTACTCATGTGCTCCATAACGCGGCACAAACCTCGGTGTTACGAGATTACGCTAGCTTGCGCAGTGCCAATGTTTTGGTAACGGCTCAGCTGCTTAAGTTTGCCAAACAGTTTGCGTTACCGTTTAGCCATGTTTCAACCATTGCCGTAGCCCCGCAGCAGGAGCAACCGCTAGAGGAGCAGTTTGTCGCATTCCACCCCGGGTTACGTGATGGCTATCAGCAATCCAAGTGGGCAGCAGAAGCCATGGTGGCTAAAGCGCGCAAACAAGGCGTTAAAGTGCAAGTGTATCGCTTAGCTCGAGTGATAGGTGCAAGCCACAGTGGCTTTATTAATCGCGACGACTTAGTTTGGCGGATTTTACGGGCGGGACTAAAGCGTCAGCAATTACCTGAACTGAAGGTGTCTGAACCATGGACGCCGGTGGATACCATCGCCCAGTTTATGGTGCGGCAAACGCTGCAGCAGACCGGTCATGGGGTGTACAACCTGACACCCGAGACCCAGGTTTGTTTACCACAGCTCTATCAATGGTTGCAGCAATACGGATTCGAGGTTCATACCTTGGCGGTGGCGAAGTGGGTGCAACAACTCGAGCACTCCGATGATGAACATGATGTAGCCATTGCTAGCTTTTTCAGCAGCCAAGGCAAGCAGACACAGCCGGTAAAGCTGGTGGCCAATAATCAGCGCTTTGTTAGTGCCAGTCGTAAGTTTGCCATCAATTTACCGACATTTTGCTGCGACGACCTAAGCCAATACTTAGTTTTTGCTTTTCGCGTTGGGCTACTCAACCCCAGGCAGCATCCCCAGGTGGTGCAAAAACTCAAGCAAAACCATTTACTTCATGAGGAGGCATTATGACCATTCGCCAGCCTGTCAAACCTTCAGGGCCCCGCCGTGTTTACTGTGTTGCTAAGCGCTATATTACTCCACGGCTATTGCGGATCACGGTATCTGGAGATGAGTTGCTGGGGTTTCCCAGTGACAGTGCCGGCGCGCACATTAAGTTGTTTTTTGCCAATCGCCAAAGCGGCAACTTGCAACTGCCAACTCGCGATGAGCAGGGCAAAATTCACTGGCCAAAGGATAAGCCCGTGACACGGGCCTATACGGTGCGCGCCTATCGTGCTGAACAAAACGAATTGGATATTGACTTTGTGGTTCATGGTGATAGTAGCCCCGCTTCAGGTTGGGCGGTCAATGCCAAACTAGGCGCTGAACTCGGTGTTGCCGGCCCTGGTGGACCCAATCCCTTGTTGGCCGCGGCCGACTGGCAACTATTAGCTGGCGATTTAACCGCAGTGCCGGCAATCAGTGCGTTATTACAGCAAATGTCAGACGAGCAACACGCTGAAGTGTTTATCGAAGTGGATAGTATCGACGACTGCCATGAGCTTGACCATCCAAGTAATGTCACCATTCATTGGTTGACCCGGATACGTGGCGATCATCAGCAGTTGGCTCGGGCCTTAGCGACGGCGAAACCGCCAGCCACTGCAACCTCAGTGAGTGCCTTTGTTGCCGGTGAAAACAGTGCTGTGCTGGCGTGTCGCAAGCAGCTCATTGGTGATTTTGGACTAACAAAAAAGCAGCTCTATGCCATTCCATACTGGCGTCGAGGGCAAGACGAAGAGCGCTACCACGACCAGCGTCATGAAATTATGGATGAGGTGTACTAATGACCGAAACTTCGGAATGGGCTGGCCGTATTGCACTGGTCACTGGAGCCGCGCGTGGCATAGGGGCGGCGCTGGTGAACCAGTTGCTAGCACAAGGTGCCACCGTGGTGGCGGCTGATATCGCCTTCGCTCAGCCTCAGCTGACATCGGTCTCACCACGATTGTTGCAGGTGCAGCTGGATGTCAGCGACAGCGGCCAAGTACAGCGCCTGGTTGATGAGGTGGAGCAACACCATGGTGCCATTGACTACTTAGCCAGCGTGGCTGGCGTCTTGTTGTTGGACAGTGTGTTAACCCAAAGCGATGACGATTGGCAGCGCAGCTTTGCGGTTAATTGTCATGGCCCTTTTTACCTCTGCCGAGCGGTGGGCAACAAAATGCGGGCGCGGGGGCGCGGCGCAATGGTGGCGGTAAGCAGCAACGCAGCACACACGCCGCGCTTAAACATGGCCAGTTATTGTGCAGCAAAAGCGGCACTGACGGCGCTGGTTAAAAATCTCGCACTGGAGTTAGCCACAGACAATATTCGCTGCAATCTAGTGGCGCCCGGCTCAACCGATACCTTGATGCAGCAACAACTTTGGCAAGACCAAAGCGGCGCTGCCCAAACCATTTCTGGCGACTTGGCCAGCTACAAGGTGGGGATCCCGTTAGCCAAGCTAGCCACCCCAGACGACATTGCCTCTAGCATCTTATTTCTGCTTAGCACGCAAGCAAATCACATTACTATGGCTCAGCTCACCGTGGATGGTGGGGCGACGCTAGGTCATTAAATTTCGAGGAACGTATGACGACAACACTTAATTTAACCCAGTCTCAGGCCCTGCAAGCGCAAGGTGAACACGTCATTGCCGGCTTTACCCAGTCAATGATGAAAAAGCCAGAGCAGTTTTCTCCTGGAGCCTACCCAGTCTACTTGGCTGAAGGAGAGGGCGCCATGGTCACCGATGTTGATGGCAACCAATACATCGACTTTGTCTGTGGCTTGGCTGCCAATACACTGGGACACAATCATCCGGCCGTGGTGACAGCCATCCGCGACAACCTCAGCAAGGGCATAATTCATTCTTTACCGACTCCCATTGAGGTAACCACAGCTCAGACCCTGTCTAAGGTCATTCCGAATGCTGAATTGGTGCGCTTTTTTAAAACCGGTGCGGATGCCAACTCGGCGGCCATTCGCTTAGCACGGCACGCAACTGGGCGCGATGAAATCATGACCATTGGTTACAACGGCTGGCATGATCACTATATGTTTGACACCCCGGGAGTGCCAGCCAGTATCGCCGCCTTAACTCATCGAATGCCACTTTTTACTGAAAAGGACGAAGCTGCAATTTTAGACAAGGTGGTGGCACAGCAAGACTCACTGGCCGCGGTGCTGCTATCCGTGCCTTACAATCGCGTGTTAGAGAAGTCCTTCTTGCAGCAATTGCGACGTGTATGCAGCGAGCATGGCGTTATTTTGATCTTTGATGAGGTGGTTACCGGCTTTCGCTTGGCTCCCGGTGGTGCCCAAGAGTTCTTTGGCGTTGATGCCGATTTGGTTACCTTATCAAAAGGTATCGCTGCTGGCATGCCGTTGTCGGCAGTCACAGGCAAACGCACATTAATGTCGCAAATGGCAGCGCTGCAGGTCTCGACCACCTTTGGCGGCGAAATGTTGTCGTTGGCAGTGTGTGATGCCGTACTCAAAGAATATCAACGAATGGATTTTTGTGACCACATTGCCAAGTTAGGCGCACGCTTAAAAGCCGAAGTAAATGCCATCGCGCAACAGTTAGAGACCCCGCTGAGTGTGGTCGGTTATGACCCTATTCCGATGTTCTTATTTGCCCGTGACCCGCAAGCCCATGTGAAGTTGGCCATTCCGTTTTTGGCGGAAATGGCCAAGCGCGGAGTGTTACTGCGTCGCGAAGTAAACTTTATTTGTGGTGCCCATACTGAGGAGCACATTACCCAAACAATCTCTGCCGTTAAAGCATCGTTAATGGCAATGAAAGCGGCTGGATTGTTCAAAAATCAGGAAGCGGCCTAATGGCGTGCAGTTGTTTTCAGCCGCAGCGCTTTGCCAGCTTAGCGCAAGCGAACACCACCACGGCCTTTGGTAGTGCTGCGGTGGATACCATCGAGAGTTTAAAAGCAACGCCGATAAAGCCTCAGGACAATACCCTGCACACACTTATCGACAATGTGTTTATTTACACCGCCGATGAGGATAATCGCGTGATCCCCCATGGTTGGGTGGTGGTTGCAGGGCGCACCATAGTTGCGCTTGGCGATACCAGTGAGGAGCCACCGCTATACCAGCAAAAGCTCGATGGTCAGGGTAAGCTGATGCTGCCTGGGCTGATTAATCCCCATTGGCATGAGAGCTTTGTGGCCCCAAACCCTGAGCAGCCTGATGACAGCCATGTGACCCCGACTGCTTATGCTAACGGCGGTGATGTGCAAGCTTTAGGGGCGATGTTTGGTTTTATTTCGAGTGTCGCCGATAAACTAACCTTGGCCGAGGGACTGGCCATTGCCCGTTGGAGCATGTGGACACAGCTGCGCTCTGGCACCACGGCATTGGGCGACGTTGGCTCTGCCAATAAAGGCGATGCTATGGCGTTGGCGGCCATCGATTTGGGGATGCGACTGCGGGTGAGTCGTTGGGGCTCAGACATCATGCTGGAGAGCAATAAAGCGACGCCCACAGCCGTTGCGGATACCCAAGCACAAACAGAGGATTGGCTTGCTCTGATTGAAACTTGGGAAGGACATAGCTCGGGGCTAGTGGGCGCTATGCCTTCGGTGATGGGGGCATTTGGTAGCTCGGATAAGCAGCTGGCAGCACTGGCAAGCATTGCCAAGCAGTATCAAGTGCCTTATGCAACTCACTTAGCGCCGCTTAAACATGAGCGCAGTGAAGTCGAGCGAGTGTTTGGACTGTCGCCAATCGCTCGCTTTGATGCCATGGGACTGCTGACGGATAAGCTCTTGGCAGTGCACACGGCGTATGCCAGTGAGCAAGAGTATCAACGCTTATTGCAAACCGGCGTTAATATTTGTCACTCACCGGCCCACTACGGCATGTTAGGTGAGGCAACGGTCAGTGAAACCGGGCAAATTGGGCGCTTTCTCAAAGACGGAGTGTGGGTATCGAGTAGCACCGATGGTGATATTTCCTTTATTGGTGGCATGTGCGAAGCCATGCGCGGTGCCCACTTAGGTCATAATGAAGCGCAAAACTGCAACACCACTTGCCCACCAACCTTGGCACTAAAAACCGCTTCTTTGTATGGTGCCAAAGCGCTGGGTTGGGAGCAGCAAATAGGCTCTATTGCGGTAGGAAAACAGGCCGATTTGGTGCTCATCAATAATGACGACTACCGTTATAAACTTTCTGCGCACCCATTGCGCACGTTTATTGTTACCGGCTCTAGTCACGATGTTGATAGTGTGATGGTGGCCGGAGATTGGGTGGTACGAAATGGCCGCAGTACCCGGTTCGATGAAGCTGAGCTGTACCAAGATTACCTCAAAGCGGTGGCCAGTGCACGTCAGCGCATCGGGAGGCCAGGATGAGCCAGATGCGTTTAGCCACTTGGTTTTTGCTGTTAGCCAGTACGCTCACCGTGATGGCCAGCGCGCCACTGGCGCCGGCATTACCCGGCATGACAGCGGCGTTTACTGGTGTTAGCGAAGCGGCCTTTTGGACTAAAATGACGCTCGCTTTACCCGGTCTTGTCATTGCTATCTGTGCGCCATTAGTAGGTAGCTGGGTGGATCGCTTACCGGCTTACCTACTATTACGGAGCGGTTTAGTGGCGTTTATTATCAGTGCTGCGCTGGGCTATTATTGGCAGTTTTCGCTTTGGCTGTTATTACTTAGCCGCGCGTTTATGGGCTTCGCGGTGGCGCTGATTATGGTGGCTGGCACCACCTTGGCAGGGAAGTATTTAAGCGGTGAAAAGTTTTCACAGTTTATAGGCATGCAAGCCGCGTTTGGCGGCTTTGGCGGCGTGTTTTTTATGGCGCTAGCCGGCTTTTTGGCACAGCAGCATTGGAGTTGGGTATTTGCCATTTACGCGTTGGCTTTATTCATCCTGCCAGGGGCTTGGATGTGGATAAAAGACCCAAAAAGCGCCGCTCCCACAGCGCCGAGTGATGCACCGCATTACGGCTTGAATTCTTCCTTTGTTGGTTGTTGTGGCTTAGCGTTCGTAGAAGTTTTGGTGCTTTATGGGCTCACGCTTTACTTGCCTTTTTACTTAACAAGCTTGTCAGCTTCAGCCAGTGACATTGGTTTAATTGTAGCGATGTTTTTATTGGCGATGTCTGTCAGCTCCTTGTGTTATGGCCAGTTGCGGCGGTTACTTAACGTCGGGCAAGCTCATGTAGCGGGTTGGTTATTGGTGGCACTTGGTTTTGTTTTACTGAGTTTTACCACGACACTAACTACAGTGATCCTGACCAGTCTAGTGGTTGGCATTGGGCTGGGGGCGATCCGGCCTAACTTAGTGGTGTGGTTGTTTGCGGTGATACCGCTCGCCATGCGTGGCAAAGCCATGGGGATAATGACTACGTGTTATTTTACTGGCCAGTTTTTGAGCCCAGTTATGTTTGACCCCATTATTGCGTGGTTAGGCTATCAGGGGTTTTTCCTCTGCTTAGGAACCGTGATTGTTAGCATCACGGTATTGTTCAGTATTACCTTTCTAGTCCGCAAAAAAGCCGCGTTAGCCGAGCTAAGTTAAGTTGTTTTCATGCCGGTGCATAGCCACAAACTGCATCGGTGTGATACCAAACTGCTTTTTGAAAGCCGCGCTGAAATTACCAATATGATGGTAGCCTGCAAGGTAGGCCGCTTCCCCTACAGACAATCCCTCTATTAGCAATGCATGTCTTGCCCGGTTTAATTTATGCTGCTGTAAATAGCGCTTAGGAGTGCTATTAAAATGCTGACGAAAGAAGCGTTGCAGACTACTTAGACTCATGGCCAGCTCCGCAGCGATGTCCTCAAGGCTGCTCTCTGAGGTCAAAAGATCTATTATGCGGCTCTTCTTGCGCTCAATGTCGGTATCGGGTGGCAAGCGGTAATGAGCATGTTGGGTGGTTTTTTTCTGCATGACCTCTGGCAGTAACTTTGCCAACCATTGGGTCGCAAGGCTTTCATAATGTAATCGCGTTAGCATATCTGTGCTGCTCGGGGTATTAAGCAGTTGTTGGGTAAGGAGCAGTATCTCCTCATCTAGAGTAAGTTGAGTCACTCGGGTGCTGTTGAATGATGCAAACTGCGGCGCAGTCATGCGCTTTTGTAGAAAATCATGACTAACACTTAAGGTGACCTTTTTGACTTCTTGATGCCGATGTAGGTAGCGACTAAAAGGTTCCGACTTGGCAATGATATTGGCAAATGCCAGGGGCTGGGTTTGGGCGTGGAACTGGTAATATTTTTCGCCCACACGAAAGGCCACACTGCCGGCGAGTAAGACGGTAATGTTGAGACTAGGTGGCAGTTGGCACGATTGGCTCAACTGTTGCTGTTCAACGCAGTGGCAAATATGCAGCTGCAGCTCATCGGTGAGTGGTATAAATGACAGCCTACCAGTGACAATGGCTTGCTCTTGCGCACCACCACCATGACGGCAGCAGGTGCCGGTTCGCACTAGGAGGTGCTCGTTTAACTGGGTGCTAGTTATATTTCCTTCCATGTCTTGCGCCATTATTTTTTAAATCGCATAACTGATTGACGATTTTGCATAACTAATATTTAGAAAGCAATAAAAGCAAAGGTGTACAATATTGAGAGTGATTCTTATTAACATCAAAGTTTAAGGGACAAATATGTTGGTTTCTCGCACTAAACACCGCGCTTTTCGCCTTTCCACTCTCGCTTTAGCCGTAGCTGGGGTCACCGCTATGCCGGTTATGGCCAATGCTGAAGCAGAAGAAAAAATAGAACGAATTCAGGTTTGGTCAACGGCAGTAAAAACCTCGGCATTGTATTTACAAGAGCAAGAAATTGCTGATAAACAGGCCGATCATGTCTCGGATTTGCTGCGTTCTATTCCTGGTATAGATGTTGGTGGGGCCCACTCTTTAAACCAGCGTATTACCATTCGTAGCATGGACGACAAGGACCTAAAAATCTCCATTGATGGCGCTGCACAAAACACCTACATGTACCATCATATGGGCAACTTGCAGATCCACGCCGACATTTTAAAATCTGTGGACATTGAAACCGGCACTAACTCTGTGATCAATGGTGGCCTTGGTGGGGCGGTGCGCTTTGAAACCAAACAAGCCCGCGAATTATTAACAGGCGATGAGCAATTTGCCATGCGCCTGTCTGCCGGCGCCGCTGATAATGCCGGGCATAACTACTCTGTTACTGGCTTTGGTCTATTAAGCGATGACGTTGACTTTCTTGCCTATTTTAATCACGTCGAACGAGACAATTACGAAGTGGGTGGGGGCAAAGTCTTAGATCAAACTGGTGCCGAAGTGGAAGGAACCGATGGCGAAGTAAAGGGCCTTAAAGGAGAGGTATCAGACGCCTTAATTAAATTTGGCTGGAACATTGGCACGAGCCAAAGGATTTCTCTGAGTTACGAGACGTATGAGGATGAGGGGGATTACAGCTACCGTCCTGATATGGGTCTTGCCACAGACATCACCTTTACAAACGGTCTTGGCGTGCCTTTGTTATGGGATACGGAGTTTACTCGGGACACGGTTACTCTTAGCTATGACCTGACAGTAGATAATACAGAGTTAAAGGCAACCGCTTTCTCAAACATCAGTGAGTTATCACGGGATGAGCGCGGCTGGCTCGATGCTAACCATCCCCGTTTTCACGGCAATGCCGGATTGGTGACGGGGGAAGCGAAAAACTCTGGATTCAATGTGTTGGCCGAAACTATTGTTGAAAATGTGTTTGCAGATGAAGCTCATATTTTCACTTACGGCATAGATTATATTAAACATGATACGGACTACCAGATTGATAAGGTCCCCAGTAATGAGAGCGTGCGCTCAGACGAGCAAGCAAAAAACCTGGCTTTATTTGTACAAGATAGGATAGAGCTGGGCAGAGGTTTTGTGGTAACACCTGGTGTTAGGTACGACGATTACGAGAT from Pseudoalteromonas sp. UG3-2 encodes the following:
- a CDS encoding amino acid adenylation domain-containing protein, yielding MSTLPLTAAQLGIWLGQAKQSCDSYYNTAEYLKLDWEVDTQRWLLEASRALQGITALNVKFQEQGGEPQQILLSNAERSAKYGDYVDFSEQENAPAAAQHFLSDWYRKPYHLAAGELYRHVLIKLAPRQYLWALGAHHIAMDGYSFALAGDRVLAAYEGRPVTDDEAQYRELVVADVNYQHSEHYQQDKEFWLAHLRGASSAIQLTDNTLQAEAASNKVSAILSAQLQQKLVTQAQRQGASWPELLIAAISYLAYQSSGAAETIIGIPVANRIASKAANTPCMHMNIIPLKVQFHLATGFADLVTQVSQQLRQARRHFRFRYEEIKAQSQAHNLPDKLFGPVVNILPFERQHSCSGYPVSSHTISVGPVEDIAFVFATQADGSLLFEIEANPSGYSMEQLKALQTQSLALLQQFESQLQQPLAVRCSDLALYHQQGPLPFNSVLSSLLQQVRQRPEALALRNAQGRELSYAELYQQVRALAQGIQALQQASAGTVVVALPRSPETIVAIWAVLAAGQRFVCIDDAAPAARNSEIIADAAPFVALVNPQTAASVSAIDSGLSLLDVSDLPRHSNYPVEGIKVSPEQQAYLIYTSGSTGQPKGVQISHAALAGFVHGARECYGIGPADRVLQFAPFHFDTCIEEIFVTHSSGAALVLRSDAMLSSFSAFMDEIDEQQITVLDLPTAYWHELCHYLCRSGRFLPQRVHTLIIGGEAVNSQRVQAWQAHVAQNIRLLNTYGPTEATVVATAVDLSHTTAFNLIGKPLAGRGAVVMREPGQVAKLGEQGELWLTGVGLASGYLNQQQQSDHAFVEVWDPLQRAMVAAYRTGDRVIMDKAGVLTYLGRSDAQIKISGYRIEIGEIEAALLALPEVLEAAITVIHNSQGAATALAAHVVATQQRTLSQLRTELAQQLPAVMIPSQLYYHASLPKTAANKLDRKALSSHSSCAPKTQLTGLQAEVAAVWQAVLGVADVHPDDNFFDIGGQSMQCIQVAARLTELCQQTVTVAFLFAHPKLADLCTALAKGSGVSPTSHDQLQATITQDVEDVETQLQAIQPSPTLKQPTSPCVLLTGATGFVGAQLLAQLLLTANVTILCPVRADNLQHGLARLQQALAAQQLGELDKQRVEVLVTDIAKPNLGLRACEYDALGRRITHVLHNAAQTSVLRDYASLRSANVLVTAQLLKFAKQFALPFSHVSTIAVAPQQEQPLEEQFVAFHPGLRDGYQQSKWAAEAMVAKARKQGVKVQVYRLARVIGASHSGFINRDDLVWRILRAGLKRQQLPELKVSEPWTPVDTIAQFMVRQTLQQTGHGVYNLTPETQVCLPQLYQWLQQYGFEVHTLAVAKWVQQLEHSDDEHDVAIASFFSSQGKQTQPVKLVANNQRFVSASRKFAINLPTFCCDDLSQYLVFAFRVGLLNPRQHPQVVQKLKQNHLLHEEAL
- a CDS encoding TonB-dependent receptor domain-containing protein, yielding MLVSRTKHRAFRLSTLALAVAGVTAMPVMANAEAEEKIERIQVWSTAVKTSALYLQEQEIADKQADHVSDLLRSIPGIDVGGAHSLNQRITIRSMDDKDLKISIDGAAQNTYMYHHMGNLQIHADILKSVDIETGTNSVINGGLGGAVRFETKQARELLTGDEQFAMRLSAGAADNAGHNYSVTGFGLLSDDVDFLAYFNHVERDNYEVGGGKVLDQTGAEVEGTDGEVKGLKGEVSDALIKFGWNIGTSQRISLSYETYEDEGDYSYRPDMGLATDITFTNGLGVPLLWDTEFTRDTVTLSYDLTVDNTELKATAFSNISELSRDERGWLDANHPRFHGNAGLVTGEAKNSGFNVLAETIVENVFADEAHIFTYGIDYIKHDTDYQIDKVPSNESVRSDEQAKNLALFVQDRIELGRGFVVTPGVRYDDYEIDAKVVENDFSELSLALALEYQVSEGLLIKLSSTELFKGPEIGEVFVGAGLNDSENPELSAETGLNTELSVAYQYRLSDDTDINLGVTFFDTELDNYIYDNATKPDAQSPWDTWKDNVGDMKLDGFEAYMGFSIEQFSAQFTYAKSDSELSANAQYSALEGFQLERTQGDSITAELSYYMVDYNLNLGWEMQVLDDVAAGNFLGGASIDNSKSGYTVHDFVAHWQPEAVEDLHLRLSIENAFDEFYASQSSKTGVTGHPLAGELGLFLMDYEPGRNIKASISYQF
- a CDS encoding AraC family transcriptional regulator, which gives rise to MEGNITSTQLNEHLLVRTGTCCRHGGGAQEQAIVTGRLSFIPLTDELQLHICHCVEQQQLSQSCQLPPSLNITVLLAGSVAFRVGEKYYQFHAQTQPLAFANIIAKSEPFSRYLHRHQEVKKVTLSVSHDFLQKRMTAPQFASFNSTRVTQLTLDEEILLLTQQLLNTPSSTDMLTRLHYESLATQWLAKLLPEVMQKKTTQHAHYRLPPDTDIERKKSRIIDLLTSESSLEDIAAELAMSLSSLQRFFRQHFNSTPKRYLQQHKLNRARHALLIEGLSVGEAAYLAGYHHIGNFSAAFKKQFGITPMQFVAMHRHENNLT
- a CDS encoding siderophore-interacting protein gives rise to the protein MTIRQPVKPSGPRRVYCVAKRYITPRLLRITVSGDELLGFPSDSAGAHIKLFFANRQSGNLQLPTRDEQGKIHWPKDKPVTRAYTVRAYRAEQNELDIDFVVHGDSSPASGWAVNAKLGAELGVAGPGGPNPLLAAADWQLLAGDLTAVPAISALLQQMSDEQHAEVFIEVDSIDDCHELDHPSNVTIHWLTRIRGDHQQLARALATAKPPATATSVSAFVAGENSAVLACRKQLIGDFGLTKKQLYAIPYWRRGQDEERYHDQRHEIMDEVY
- the dhbA gene encoding 2,3-dihydro-2,3-dihydroxybenzoate dehydrogenase, which produces MTETSEWAGRIALVTGAARGIGAALVNQLLAQGATVVAADIAFAQPQLTSVSPRLLQVQLDVSDSGQVQRLVDEVEQHHGAIDYLASVAGVLLLDSVLTQSDDDWQRSFAVNCHGPFYLCRAVGNKMRARGRGAMVAVSSNAAHTPRLNMASYCAAKAALTALVKNLALELATDNIRCNLVAPGSTDTLMQQQLWQDQSGAAQTISGDLASYKVGIPLAKLATPDDIASSILFLLSTQANHITMAQLTVDGGATLGH
- a CDS encoding aspartate aminotransferase family protein; the protein is MTTTLNLTQSQALQAQGEHVIAGFTQSMMKKPEQFSPGAYPVYLAEGEGAMVTDVDGNQYIDFVCGLAANTLGHNHPAVVTAIRDNLSKGIIHSLPTPIEVTTAQTLSKVIPNAELVRFFKTGADANSAAIRLARHATGRDEIMTIGYNGWHDHYMFDTPGVPASIAALTHRMPLFTEKDEAAILDKVVAQQDSLAAVLLSVPYNRVLEKSFLQQLRRVCSEHGVILIFDEVVTGFRLAPGGAQEFFGVDADLVTLSKGIAAGMPLSAVTGKRTLMSQMAALQVSTTFGGEMLSLAVCDAVLKEYQRMDFCDHIAKLGARLKAEVNAIAQQLETPLSVVGYDPIPMFLFARDPQAHVKLAIPFLAEMAKRGVLLRREVNFICGAHTEEHITQTISAVKASLMAMKAAGLFKNQEAA
- a CDS encoding amidohydrolase family protein, with translation MACSCFQPQRFASLAQANTTTAFGSAAVDTIESLKATPIKPQDNTLHTLIDNVFIYTADEDNRVIPHGWVVVAGRTIVALGDTSEEPPLYQQKLDGQGKLMLPGLINPHWHESFVAPNPEQPDDSHVTPTAYANGGDVQALGAMFGFISSVADKLTLAEGLAIARWSMWTQLRSGTTALGDVGSANKGDAMALAAIDLGMRLRVSRWGSDIMLESNKATPTAVADTQAQTEDWLALIETWEGHSSGLVGAMPSVMGAFGSSDKQLAALASIAKQYQVPYATHLAPLKHERSEVERVFGLSPIARFDAMGLLTDKLLAVHTAYASEQEYQRLLQTGVNICHSPAHYGMLGEATVSETGQIGRFLKDGVWVSSSTDGDISFIGGMCEAMRGAHLGHNEAQNCNTTCPPTLALKTASLYGAKALGWEQQIGSIAVGKQADLVLINNDDYRYKLSAHPLRTFIVTGSSHDVDSVMVAGDWVVRNGRSTRFDEAELYQDYLKAVASARQRIGRPG
- a CDS encoding MFS transporter; the encoded protein is MSQMRLATWFLLLASTLTVMASAPLAPALPGMTAAFTGVSEAAFWTKMTLALPGLVIAICAPLVGSWVDRLPAYLLLRSGLVAFIISAALGYYWQFSLWLLLLSRAFMGFAVALIMVAGTTLAGKYLSGEKFSQFIGMQAAFGGFGGVFFMALAGFLAQQHWSWVFAIYALALFILPGAWMWIKDPKSAAPTAPSDAPHYGLNSSFVGCCGLAFVEVLVLYGLTLYLPFYLTSLSASASDIGLIVAMFLLAMSVSSLCYGQLRRLLNVGQAHVAGWLLVALGFVLLSFTTTLTTVILTSLVVGIGLGAIRPNLVVWLFAVIPLAMRGKAMGIMTTCYFTGQFLSPVMFDPIIAWLGYQGFFLCLGTVIVSITVLFSITFLVRKKAALAELS